ATGGTGCCCCAGCTCTTGATCATTGCGGAGCAGTCGTGGTGCACGCCCACTCGCTGTGATTAAAACGTCGAGATCGCCGTCGTCGTCGATGTCGGCAAAGGTAGCGCCACGGCCTGCCATTGGTTTGAGCAGATCGGGGCCGACCTGCGGTTCTCCCATCGCCAGGAACTCGGTGCCGAACTCGGGACCCGCATTCCAAAACAATTGTGGCGGCTGTTCATAATGTTGGCTTGGCTGGACCCGATTGATGTCTTCTTCCAAATGCCCATTGGCGCAGAATAAATCGAGGCGTCCATCGAGATCGAAGTCCAGATAGGCCAGCCCGAAGGTGAGCAGCAGTCGCGTACTCGGTCCCAACCCTGTCGAAAGTGCCTCATCGAAGAACTGCATCTGTCCGGCTTTGGTGACATACAGTGCGGTCATTTCGTTGGAAAAGTTTCCAATGGCAACGGCCATTGCACGACGGTCGCGGAACGACGTGACATCGATCCCCATCGCCCCGCGGGCGGCGCCGGTGGAATCAAATGCGATCCCGGCGAGCGCGCCCATTTCGGTGAAATGGCCATTCCCATCGTTGCGCAGCAGGAGATTCTGCACGGTGTCATTGGCCACGATCAAATCCAGCGTACCGTTGTTGTCAAAATCGCAGATCGCCAATCCCAGCGATTTCGAAAGGGGCACTCCTGTCGCTGGATTTCGAATCTGCACGCCCGAGGATTCCGAAACATCTGTGAATTTGCCATCGCCCTCGTTGCGATACAAATACGGGTAGGAACCTTCAAAATTCTGCGGACGTCCATAGGCGCGTCCTCCGCCGACAAGCTGAAAGCCCTGCGACTGGTCATACTCACGACTCCAGCTGACGTAGTTGCAAACGAACAAGTCCAGGTCACCATCGTTGTCAAAGTCAAACCAGCCCGTGCTACTACTCCAACGATCCTCATCACCACCGACGCCTGCGGCCGCAGTGACATCCTCGAACTTGCCATCACCGCGGTTGCGAAAGAGCCGGTTCTCGCCAACCGCCGTGATGAATACGTCGACGAGGCCATCGTTGTCAAAATCGCCAACCGCAGCTCCCATGCCGTAGAGCGGCACGTCGAGCCCCGAACCTGACGTGACGTCAATGAATTGTCCGCCTTCGTTACGGTACAGCGACGACGTGCCGGATCGGTCGCTGGCATCGTCCCACGGCCAATCTTTCGAATTGACCATGAGCAGGTCTTGATCACCGTCGCTGTCGAAATCAAAGAAAGCGGCACCACCACCCATCGTCTCCGGAAGCAGCTTGTCGCCGATCGCACCATTATTGTGCACGAAATCAATTCCAGCCTGCTCGGTGATGTCCGTAAACTTGGCTGTCGGCAATTCGACCGTCGGCAGTGCCCTCATCTCCACCGCAGCAAGTTCCGATTCACGCACCGGCAGGGCTGGCTCTGGACGTGATAATGCGTAGGCAACGGCTGCCCCTGCCACGACCAAACATCCCAAGACGATCAAGGAGCCCCGCATCGCACGGCCAATGGCCGCATCATCACGAAGCTCACTCTCATCGACTTCGTCGGGACCGCTCGCCCGATGGCGGTTCGAATCTTGAATCACCGCACGTTCCTTGACTCGTCGTTTACTGGACATCGTTGACCTCCTTTGGGGTATCCGTCGCGGTTGCTTGCGTTTCATTTATTTTCTCTTTCGACCCATCCTGCGGATCGTCCTGGCGGGCGGCTGGCAGGTCTCGGTTCAGGGAATACTTCACCACGGCTTCGGCTGCGTGGTTGGCGGCCGGATACTTTTCTCGGGCTAAACGAATCGCTCGGCCGGCGGCGTTGTCGTCAGGCTTGTACAGCTGGTGCAACTTGCGTTGCACTTCGGCCTGTTCATGGTCACCGAGTTTTTCGAAGAGCAGTTGTAAATTATGATGCGCGGACACGTCTTCAGGATCGATCGTCAGCGTCTTCTCGAACTGAGCGACGGCTTCGCGGAAGTACAGGATACTTTCCTCAGGACGTTGTTGACGCTCGCGGACGTTGCCGAGGTCAAACAGCGTCCGACCGAGGAGATTGATGACCACGATATCGATACTGAAGTCGAAACCGCGTTTCTGCATCTCGGCAGTGTTATCGTCCAGCACACTGCGCAGATTCTGCTCAGCTTCCTCGAGCCGGCCCTGTTGGGCGTTGACGTCGCCGGAGAGCCACGCCCAGGTCCAACGAGGGAAGCCTGCGGTGTCTTGGTACTCGGCAGCCCGCTGCAGCGCATCGACCGCTTCGTCCAGCCGTCCTTCCGAATTCAATACGCGTGCCAAGTTCAATGGCCCGTCGTAGCGACCGAGTTTCTCGACCTGCGTGAACGCCTCTTCGGCCTGCCGCAGTTCAGCCTTCCCCTTGAGCAACAACCCGATCCCATAATCGTTCCAACGCTGCCACTGGGGGATGTCGCGATCCGGATTCTGAACAGTCCGGTTAGCGTCAGCGTCTGCAGACTCAACCGGAAACTCAACCGTGTCGACGGCCATCGTCGTGATAGGCAGATTATTGACATATCTCTTGCCGGCTTCATACCCGCGGATCGGCTGGCCCAAATCCGCATTCGTTTTCGCGACAAAGTCCATGTACTCCGTGTCAAATTTGCGGTAAAGAAGTTTTAACTCGACCTGGATCGGCTCGGTCACATCGTCGGGCACTTCCAATTCAAAGTGAACCGTCTGGCCTGCGCCGGGGGGGATTTGATGGTTGTACAGAGGCGTGAAAATGTTCTCGGGATTGCGTCGGCTGATCCGATTCCCATCTTTGTCGAGCATGAATACGTTAATGAAGTGCGACCAGGGGTCGACTTCATTGCCATTCTCGGGATCGATCATTCCGCTGCGTCCGATCACGCGATCTCCACTGGTAACATTCACCTGCAGCCAGACCTCGTTGCTATCGACCGTTCCCTGGGTAAAGAGGTGTCCCAGTTTGAGTGTGCGGACCACAGATTCAATCAGGTACCTTCCACCCGGTTTCATAGTAGGGACCTGCGGACGCAGCGGCGCAATCAACTCACCATCAATTTCCCCACCTTCGCGGATACCAAAGATGTCAACGCGTACGATGTCTTGCAGGTACTCCTGATGGATGGCGATGATGTCATCGCGATCTCGCAGCCAAGCGATGCCCGTATTGGCAGAAGGAAACATGTGATCGTGAACGCTCAACTCGGCGGCACCATCAAAATGTTTTGCGCCAAAGTCGTCCGAGGCGACTAGTGGCATGTGGCACTCGTTGCAATTATCAACTGCCTTGGGTGGATAATAAAAGCTTCTCGCGCCGTGGCCAGAGACACCACTGAACAGGTACGGATCGTAATGGTTTTGCCCTCTTAAAAACTCTTTGTATCCGTTGAGGGCCATCGGCAGATGCACTTTATGACAAGTCGAGCAAAATTCAGCAGTTTTGTGAAAGGGCTTCAGGAAGGTCTTCTTGTGAAATGACGGCTTGGCTTTGACGAGCTGGTTGTTGATCCACTGCAGCGCAGCATTTTCGCTGTTTGCAAATGGATAGTGCAGCGGCTCCTCGATGGTGTAGTCCGCGTTGCCTCGCACGCTGTTAACGTTCGTAATCGTGTGGCAGACTGTGCACGTGATGCCGGCTCGCGCGGTGGGGTGTTTGAGCATGTCAAATTCGGGGTCATCGAATGCACCCGAGAAAAACGGGACCGGATCGTGGCAGCCCGCGCACCACCGGGATGCTTGCACGGACCCATCTCGCTCAAGCGACATCGCTCGAGTGGCACTCACGCTCGCTAGATAGGGTTCGTTGTTAAAGGAGCTGAAGTGGTGGACGCTCTCCTGCCAATCCCGGTGGATATCAGCGTGGCATTTCAAGCAATAGTCGTCGTTCATCATCGCTTCAGCGGGAATGAAGTTGCCGCTGGCAGTACGAGCTAGTGATGGCTCAAAGTACTGCACGCCAGAGTCAGGTCCGATCGCGTTCCATTGCCGGGGGTCCTGCATCTGCAATACCACCATCACCGCGATAGCTGCGACCGCCACAGCGGCGAAACTCATTCCAATCCGCCACTTGATCCTGGGGCCTGCCAAACGGTGTAACCAGTACAGCCAGACGGCGGCCAGCGGGCAGGCCACATGCAACCAATACACGGTATTACGGGCCAAGGGCTGTTTAAGATCGAACCCACCGATGCGGACCAGTAAAATGCCCGTGACAAGAATTGCCATACTGACGCCCAGCAAAACATAACCAATCCTGACGGCGCGGCGGTTGCGGCGGTCCTTGGTATTCCACGTGTGCACCAAGCCAAAAATGACAAGCGGCAAAATCAGGAGCAGGCCAAGCACTAAGTGTGCTAGGAACATGTATTGGTAAAAGAAGTCTTGGTACGTCTTTCCACTAAACCATTCGAGGAATGTGAAAATCGAGAGATACCCAGAGTTGGCGAACAAGAGGGCAACGAGAACGAAAATAAAATAGAGCAGTTTGCGCAGTCGTGGCCCGACGGCGCGCACGTATTTCTTACGCGGCACCGGCGCAGCGGTACCCGTAGTGGAAACGGATGACATAGAAGGGTCCTAGTGAGATAAGTGAGAATGACAGCGCAGAATTACCAATGGATCACTGCTGCTTGGCGTGAGCGTCACCGCCCACATCGATCTCGGCATGGAGGTTCAGATCCACACCTCAGGAGCACAGAGAACGCAGGACTTCCAAACGAAAGGCGCGCCTCGTCCACGCACTGCGGCACCTCACCCGACGTGCATCGGATCGCCTCGCTTGAACCGCGAGCCCAACCAGGCCACGCGGGAGGTAGCGATTGGGCACCCCGTCCAACGAGCATCACGCGCGTGCGCTGAGTTGCAGATCACGTGACGCCGCAGTACAGCCTTCTCACTAAGACTGCGGAGGCCGCTCGATCCCCATTCGATAGCCATCCGGCAGAAACAACCTGTCGGCGACGAACCATTCGGC
This genomic window from Allorhodopirellula heiligendammensis contains:
- a CDS encoding CRTAC1 family protein, whose amino-acid sequence is MSSKRRVKERAVIQDSNRHRASGPDEVDESELRDDAAIGRAMRGSLIVLGCLVVAGAAVAYALSRPEPALPVRESELAAVEMRALPTVELPTAKFTDITEQAGIDFVHNNGAIGDKLLPETMGGGAAFFDFDSDGDQDLLMVNSKDWPWDDASDRSGTSSLYRNEGGQFIDVTSGSGLDVPLYGMGAAVGDFDNDGLVDVFITAVGENRLFRNRGDGKFEDVTAAAGVGGDEDRWSSSTGWFDFDNDGDLDLFVCNYVSWSREYDQSQGFQLVGGGRAYGRPQNFEGSYPYLYRNEGDGKFTDVSESSGVQIRNPATGVPLSKSLGLAICDFDNNGTLDLIVANDTVQNLLLRNDGNGHFTEMGALAGIAFDSTGAARGAMGIDVTSFRDRRAMAVAIGNFSNEMTALYVTKAGQMQFFDEALSTGLGPSTRLLLTFGLAYLDFDLDGRLDLFCANGHLEEDINRVQPSQHYEQPPQLFWNAGPEFGTEFLAMGEPQVGPDLLKPMAGRGATFADIDDDGDLDVLITASGRAPRLLRNDQELGHHWLRIKLVGDAKLCNRDAIGAWVEVAVGDEVLSKQVMPTRSYLSQVELPLTFGLGESDNVKNVTVQWPDGERVELGPLAVDQTHVIER
- a CDS encoding tetratricopeptide repeat protein, translating into MSSVSTTGTAAPVPRKKYVRAVGPRLRKLLYFIFVLVALLFANSGYLSIFTFLEWFSGKTYQDFFYQYMFLAHLVLGLLLILPLVIFGLVHTWNTKDRRNRRAVRIGYVLLGVSMAILVTGILLVRIGGFDLKQPLARNTVYWLHVACPLAAVWLYWLHRLAGPRIKWRIGMSFAAVAVAAIAVMVVLQMQDPRQWNAIGPDSGVQYFEPSLARTASGNFIPAEAMMNDDYCLKCHADIHRDWQESVHHFSSFNNEPYLASVSATRAMSLERDGSVQASRWCAGCHDPVPFFSGAFDDPEFDMLKHPTARAGITCTVCHTITNVNSVRGNADYTIEEPLHYPFANSENAALQWINNQLVKAKPSFHKKTFLKPFHKTAEFCSTCHKVHLPMALNGYKEFLRGQNHYDPYLFSGVSGHGARSFYYPPKAVDNCNECHMPLVASDDFGAKHFDGAAELSVHDHMFPSANTGIAWLRDRDDIIAIHQEYLQDIVRVDIFGIREGGEIDGELIAPLRPQVPTMKPGGRYLIESVVRTLKLGHLFTQGTVDSNEVWLQVNVTSGDRVIGRSGMIDPENGNEVDPWSHFINVFMLDKDGNRISRRNPENIFTPLYNHQIPPGAGQTVHFELEVPDDVTEPIQVELKLLYRKFDTEYMDFVAKTNADLGQPIRGYEAGKRYVNNLPITTMAVDTVEFPVESADADANRTVQNPDRDIPQWQRWNDYGIGLLLKGKAELRQAEEAFTQVEKLGRYDGPLNLARVLNSEGRLDEAVDALQRAAEYQDTAGFPRWTWAWLSGDVNAQQGRLEEAEQNLRSVLDDNTAEMQKRGFDFSIDIVVINLLGRTLFDLGNVRERQQRPEESILYFREAVAQFEKTLTIDPEDVSAHHNLQLLFEKLGDHEQAEVQRKLHQLYKPDDNAAGRAIRLAREKYPAANHAAEAVVKYSLNRDLPAARQDDPQDGSKEKINETQATATDTPKEVNDVQ